One window from the genome of Clarias gariepinus isolate MV-2021 ecotype Netherlands chromosome 15, CGAR_prim_01v2, whole genome shotgun sequence encodes:
- the LOC128543105 gene encoding platelet glycoprotein V-like, with protein sequence MKSNRMWLILIILHLELLVPLSLSCPSACVCLPNGDVTCTGGITEIPHLAGNQTFRLKLNNTLIKIIHPKSLQPLVSLLHLQISHSPLATIHPEAFYGAPQLTSVVLSSTSISDLPPRVFSSLENLEQLHIDGNQLMSLPADIFEHLVNLTELDISKNQITNLDLRIFKNMTKLTSLNLGKNFLQMIPQMMFHNLRQLKSLILSSNQLRTIEEGSFDHLNNLLLLMLDKNQIQEIPLRLFWHMPSLLTLTLSSNQLRYIFRETFYYLPNLTKLTLYKNPLISLPDQLVGHMPRLQEFYLYNTNLITVPWNLFANMTGLKSLHLHYNEKLISLPKDVFSHLPNLEKLSLRKNILQDLHKDQFSSLTKLRSLTLNGNKLRSLSAKIFQNLHSLTHLQLSNNNLNKLPGDIFAHLTVLESVTLGRNQWNCTCSILDIAAWISDNQNVVTDLHDVLCHEPYHLINKPLVTLTNDSLKCGVTTTGDLHAHTARSRSSVFYDTKVLVNGPDIVHNNRRQGWVYLWTVPTSGAYSSFLMALHVVLIITGVLLIIFSAFAFYHLHKALWKTGMTLRHQTIKTKRLWRVNSKLKKKI encoded by the exons ATGAAG TCTAACAGAATGTGGCTGATCCTTATTATACTGCATTTGGAATTGCTGGTCCCACTCAGTCTTTCCTGTCCaagtgcctgtgtgtgtttaccaAATGGGGATGTCACATGCACAGGGGGAATCACTGAAATCCCACATCTGGCAGGCAATCAAACCTTCCGCCTAAAACTCAATAACACTCTTATAAAAATCATTCATCCAAAAAGTCTTCAGCCTCTTGTCTCTTTACTACACCTCCAAATCAGCCACAGTCCTCTTGCCACTATTCACCCAGAAGCCTTTTATGGTGCTCCTCAGCTGACGTCAGTTGTGTTGTCATCTACCTCCATCTCTGACCTTCCACCAAGAGTGTTCAGCAGCCTGGAGAACCTAGAGCAACTTCACATCGATGGGAATCAACTGATGTCTCTCCCTGCAGACATTTTTGAACATTTGGTCAACCTCACTGAACTGGACATTAGCAAAAACCAAATTACAAATTTGGATCTTAGAATATTCAAGAATATGACAAAATTGACCTCCCTGAACCTGGGTAAGAACTTCCTACAAATGATCCCACAGATGATGTTCCACAACCTTAGACAGCTCAAGTCCCTGATACTGTCCTCCAACCAGCTGAGGACTATAGAAGAAGGCTCATTCGATCATCTGAACAACCTGTTATTACTCATGCTGGATAAAAATCAAATCCAAGAAATCCCTCTTAGACTTTTTTGGCACATGCCCTCATTGTTAACCCTGACTCTATCTAGCAACCAGCTTCGTTATATTTTCAGAGAGACTTTTTACTATCTACCCAATCTTACCAAACTTACACTCTACAAAAATCCCTTAATCTCGCTGCCGGACCAGCTAGTCGGGCACATGCCAAGACTTCAGGAGTTCTACCTGTATAATACCAATCTTATCACTGTGCCCTGGAACCTTTTTGCAAACATGACTGGCCTCAagtctttacatttacattataatgAAAAGCTTATTTCACTACCAAAGGATGTCTTTTCTCACTTGCCTAATCTTGAAAAGCTATCTTTAAGAAAAAACATACTTCAGGATTTACACAAAGATCAGTTTTCATCCTTAACTAAACTTAGGAGTTTAACTCTTAATGGTAACAAGCTCCGGTCCCTTTCTGCAAAGATCTTTCAAAATCTCCATAGCCTAACCCATCTTCAGCTGAGCAACAACAATCTAAACAAACTTCCAGGAGATATTTTTGCACATCTCACTGTATTGGAGTCTGTCACTCTTGGACGCAACCAGTGGAACTGCACATGCAGTATCCTGGACATTGCAGCATGGATAAGTGACAACCAAAATGTAGTCACTGATCTACATGATGTATTATGCCACGAACCTTACCACTTAATTAACAAACCACTAGTAACGTTAACTAATGACAGTCTGAAATGTGGCGTTACCACTACAGGAGACCTACATGCACATACTGCTCGCTCCAGGTCCAGTGTATTCTATGACACTAAGGTCCTTGTTAACGGCCCTGATATTGTCCATAATAATCGCCGTCAGGGCTGGGTGTACCTGTGGACAGTACCTACGTCTGGAGCATACAGTAGTTTTCTAATGGCTTTGCATGTTGTTCTTATTATCACCGGTGTTCTTCTGATCATATTCAGCGCCTTTGCATTCTACCATCTACACAAAGCTTTGTGGAAAACAGGGATGACTCTTAGACATCAGACAATCAAAACTAAAAGATTGTGGCGTGTTAATAGCaaacttaagaaaaaaatataa